In Nakaseomyces glabratus chromosome A, complete sequence, the DNA window ttataaGTCTTGCTTGTTCTTGTACATTCCAATTCTTCGGAGACAAGGCAAAGACCAATTCCAATAGCCTCCACTCAacttatatactttttttttttttttgtttgggCTCCCAACATTGATCCAGAAGATGTGACTCGATTGTCCAAGGTTCCACTTCCAACCACCTTGGGTCCAACTCCACCGGCGTCCAACCCAAGCTCGACTCATTTACTCCTGCATCGCTCACTTGTGTTGGCAGTGGTAAGAACCAAATCCAACATCCCAACTGCAGCTCCGTCTAAGAAACGCTTGCGATGAGTATCAaatttcaacttttttttcttcaaatcctGCAACAAgagtttgaaatttttcagttattttttgggattttttttttttcacagCGATTTAGCTCCCCTAACCTCAGAGATCAGCGTACAACGCAAGCTAGCTTTTTCCTAGTTCTTAGGGGGGCTGCCCTGCTTTAGTAATGATCCGCTCGCATCTTTGAACTGGGCCGGTCTCGTCAAAGACTCATAACTTTCCACATCCATTCTGGGCTCTATAGAGTGGGTGGTAAGGGACGGGATGCCGGGACCGGCATACCGGGCGTGGTGTTGCCGGTACCGGGTTGTTTTGACGAAGGTTAGAGTCATTTTCGGGTTGATGTATTCGTTAGTTGCGATGCAAGTCATATGACAAAGTCCGCTCCAAAAGCCCTCTGCCGATGCCCATTGCCGATGCTCATGGAGTAGCTCATGGGGGGTGGGAAGGTGCCCACACTGCTTATCAGTGGGAATCCTTAGTAATAGGTCTAGTAGCCTGGCAGACCGCTGCACTCTAGCCACCAGGTCAGGATGACGTTTCCCGCTGCCCTGCTGCCGCGTGTGATGAAGAGCTTGTTGATGAACTTCTCGTGCGCCTGGGGCTTGTCTACGAGCTGTGGGAGGACAGCGACTAGCCAGCTCTTGAACTCTATCGGGAACTTGGCCACCAGCGTACGGATAAGCTCGGTGTATGCGTTGAGATCTGACCTCTGGGTGTGGTACAGACCAGCCATGACATGCGCGGTGAGTTGCGCACCAACAGCGGCCACTTGCTGCCGGGTGATCTCGAGCTCTTCCCTCGTGTacttcttgttgttcaCCACTTTAGTCCAGAATTTTGTCACCGCAACAATCGTGAACTTCTCCTTGTGAGTCAGTAGTTGTAAAAACTCTTTCAGGATAAAGCTGGACCAGTATTGTGAGTACACCGCTATGCCGGGCTTGGTGTCCAGGATACTGTTGACAAAATTGACACATGTTTGCAATGAGTCAGGGTCCTGGACTATAACTTGGTGGTAATTACTGATCATGACTCGCTCGAAGATGACGTCGAACTCGGCAGAGGTCATTGTCGCTTTATAACAACTGAACAAGTTCTCCAACAAGTACACAAAGAAGGGAAGCGCCGGAGCTATGTCACAGGTCTGTAGATGTGTAAACACAAAATTGATGATCTCGTTCATGCTATAACGCAAGAAATATGGCTCTTCTTCGGGTAGCGTCAACGATTTCCCAAGGATCAGACAGCTGGCCTCAATCAAAGATGACGATTTCTGGAAATACGGATTCTGTAAAACCTTCTCGATTATCTGCATGATCTTGGCCCTGATACCTAACGGATCGGTGTTCCAATACTCACGGTACGGAGGCAGCAATTGGATTACCTTGGGATCGTCCATTTCTTGTGGATATACAAGACCGTTACCTAGTTCGGAGATACAGTCAAGGACACACTGGATATAGTTCTGTTTTTCTTGAATAGATAGGCCCGATCCCAAAGCTTGCTCTATTAGATTATTGAACATCATGACTAATTTGTCAATATTGCCGCCTTGAGCATCCGGCCCGTTCTCAAACTGACCTTGAATGATATACCCGATTGACCGTGTAAGACTGCGGCGTGTAAAATCGGAGCTTTGCTTGTCAGGAGACATGATACTATGCAAAAATGAGGTGAAGTTGTCCAAATAGGGATACAGTTCTTTTCTACAAACTGAGCAAAGTGTCGAAATGGTCTTAACTAGCATGCTCTCGACTTTAGTAAAGGCGTTTGCTCCCCCAGTAGAAAATGCACATTTTTCAAGACCTTGGACTAAAATCTCAATAGTACCACCAATTTGCTCGGGATTCTCCTTATAAAAGCCGGACAAAGAGCTCATCAAAGTTGTACTCGACCTCACAAAGTCAATTGACAGAGGTCCACTATTATCCAAACCTGTCCTTAATAGGGTTTGGACATTTGCAACTAAGAACTTAGCTGCTTCTAAGACGTCTAGGACCCAGAGACTCTCTGGAATATTGATGTCCTTTAATAACTTTTCCAACAGATATGACATTGtttcaatattgaaaaGCTCAGTTTCACTTGCGATTTCAGTAGATCCGACACCAGCAATAAGCACATTAGTTAAGTTTTCATTGCCAAGTACTAACCATAGGGATTGAGTTAAATCAGCAACCGCATTACGAAAATCTTCGAACTCATTGAGTACAGTTTTATCTTCTCCCATTTCAAGGAATAACTTCTTGTTAGAAAGAGATATCTTAGGAACATAAATATTAATCACTTGTTGAAAAATCTCAATTGACAACTGTTGAGAGTTCGGTTTCAATGATTCAAGGGCCAAATTAGAGTAACCTTCAGCTAGGTCCAACCAAAAATCAACCATTTTTAGTGAAAAGGATTCCTGAGAAACAGGGTGCAAAGGAAAGTTTGTCAATTGTAACAAAACCTTTATGTATTCTTGTGTATTATCAGATGCAGCCTGATCTTGTGTTTGAATTGTTGTAAATAATTTGTTGCATAGGTCCAAAGTATTGATTTGCAAGAAATCGCATACACAAATGGATAAATCCTTCAATTCTGAGTACATCTCATTTGTTACCAAATAGTTCATATATGCCAACATCCATTGATATTGGGACTTGTCAGCGTTAGTGTCTCCATGAGAAACACctaaaaaaattgtttccAATCTGCTACGTAGTTCGAAATTCATAAGTAGAGGGTCATTCGAGAAAATATGCGAAAAGATTGATATTACTTTTTCAGCACTACCATattgttcattttcattagaTTGAAGCATGACTTTTAGTAATGATTCAAGCAGTTCGCTCAAATCCATCCTGCCCTGGGGTGAAACTTGCCTGCTAATAGAAATATAGTTTATCCAAGCATTGATACAGTTAAATAGGTTGTCATGCAATTGTGTAGCGTCTAAGTTTGATAGGTTAAAGATAATTAAAGCCATGGTTGAGATGTATAAGTGTTCATGAACGACACCATGGATAGAATTCATTGCATGTTTTTGAGTTTGGAATTTAGTCAAGTCCTCGACCAGAATTTCAGTAAATAGCAAGGACAATTGGTTCCTCACTGGAGATGAGCtaataaattcaattaGCTGATTATATGGTACTTCAGAGTTGATAGTGTCTAAAATAATCTTGTCGGATTCAGAGTTGTTATTTGTGCCATACCAGTGAGATTTCTGATCGGTGCTCATCTGACTGCTAGCAATTGACAAATTAATCAGTGTGTTTAGTGGGTTATTCCAACTAGCAATAAAATCGTTCTCTGATGggttattattattgatacTCACAAATAGTATTGAAAGATTGGACATTAGTTTCTTAATTACAATAGaatatgatgataatgCTGAGGGATCATTGACTACATTTTCAAAGTATTGAACTAAGAAAGCTAAATTCAACCTAAATAAAGTGAACCCAaactcttctttctttagATCATCATGATGCATGTTAATCTGTACAGCTAACGTGAGCGCACCAAAGTACTTGACATTGGTGGAATATGGCCCTGACAATAAGGCACTACCCAGGATCAACCCATCACCTGATTTCTGTATTCCTTGCAACACTTGTTGGATCTCGTTAAGATCTCTATTGGGTTTTGGAGAATACAACTCCTCAATGAGATTGACTACTTCTTCCACAGAACTCATCGAGCCTCTATATTTCCAGATATATTGTATAATAGCCTTTTTGTATTAATGACACCCAGCAAAATATGATTATAAGATATTCAGAAGTGGCTGTGATAAATAACGCTAACGAAAGAGCAATGACAGTATTGTCAAATGAGAATTCAATCAACACAATATTAATCGGAATAATGTCTACAGAACAACAATCATAAGCAATTTAATTGGGTGCGTTTTGACACATTTCTCACCAATTTCTCGATGGCCATCGCAAAGAGCATCTCAAGGTGCAAAATCTCGCGCTACTTTTATGTTTTTTCAGACATAAATTACGAAATGTCACATGACTAAAATAGTCACTGCAACATTTCTTAAAGAAGGCTCTTGTTGTTTGATACAGTATGTTGTGGGTCTACGTGCTAAATAGAATAATTGCTACACACATTTGTTACCGCTGTGCAAATACGTCTTGTATTAAAGTTTATTCTTTGATCATTATGggaaaatttttggtaTTCTTCTGTAAGTTTTGAATAAAGTTACCAAACATTAAATTTCGAGTACTTCATAATTGGGTGGAGTGGGCGTAAAAAGCAATGTGTAATGCATTTCatattcaaagaaaagcCACTTCCAAAtccaataaaaatatactatATCGTTTTTCTGGCCAACGGAATACTGCAAGACAATGAAAATTAATAAGGActaaaaaaattgctatGCCTTTGCCTGGTAACCAACCAACAGAAAGATTGCTTGTTGTAAGAACAAGCGCTTGGTTTGATGGTATTGTATTTCttaaaataatgaaataaatacatTACAGATCAGATAACTTCTAATCATGTGATCGCTATGTTTGCCATATTTGATACGAAATGGTACTCCTGTTTCATGCCTATGAACGACAAAGTAAAATCGGCACTTCTTGCCACTTCGAAACGTATAATGGCCAACAAGAGTAATAGCCCATTTACATTGAAGGGCATTGTAATTGTGCTCCATCGAAAAGTTTAATTACTTGAATATATTGTGCAAGAATTTATTTAATTGTGTGTCACTTATAACAGTAATTAGCAATTGAGTGAGGATCAGTTATAAGTTAGGTGATAACGAAAAGAAacttttgataatataaaGGGTTTGTGTTTTCGTATTTCTCCACTTTTGTCAAAAACAACATTTAAATAGTTTATTACACAATGTCTGGAggtgctgctgctgcttcTGCTGCTGGTTATGATAGACATATTACAATTTTCTCACCGGAAGGTCGTCTATACCAAGTTGAATATGCTTTCAAGGCTACAAATCAGACAAACTTGAACTCGCTAGCAGTTAGAGGAAAAAACTGCAGTGTTATAATCaatcaaaagaaagtaCCGGACAAATTGCTAGACCCTTCCACAGTGTCATACATTTTCAAGATATCGAAAACAATTGGTATGGTCGCCAACGGCCCTATTCCAGATGCTAGAAACGCAGCCGCAAGGGCCAAGGGTGAAGCAGCTGAGTTTCGTTACAAATATGGTTACGACATGCCTTGCGATGTTTTAGCTAAGAGAATGGCTAACCTTTCACAGATATACACACAAAGAGCATATATGAGACCCCTAGGAGTCATATTAACTTTTATCTCTGTTGACGAAGAATTAGGCCCTTCCATCTACAAGTGTGATCCAGCTGGTTATTATGTTGGTTACAAAGCTACTGCTACTGGTCCAAAACAACAGGAGCTAACTACAAGTCTAGAGAACTactacaagaaaaaaaatgttggCTCTCACTTGGATATGGAAGAATGGGAGAAAGTCGTTGAATTCGGAATTACACAGATGATTGATTCCCTAGGAACCGAATTTTCCAAAAAGGACCTAGAGATTGGTGTTGCTACCGAGAACAAATTCATCATATTGACTCCAGATGAGATCGAAGAAAGATTAGTCGCCATTGCAGAACAAGATTGAGAATTGCAATACTAGAATATATAGTTTATAGTCACCTTCATAATAAGATGTTATGTATTACGCAATCCCAAGTTTCATTAGCAACGTAACTCTCAAAATAGCAAAATTCTGTATAGTTCCCATGAACCGTTTTTCCTTATCgcttttctttcttcgGTTGCAGTGagatttgaatattgatTGATCGTTAATCtttaacaacaataatatataaatatactTTATATAGTTTATAAACATGATTATTTCATGACGTgcatatttttcatttaaCCATTATGGAAAGGGTTATAATgcatcttttctttatggCATCTAGAAAACGTATGGAATGAACAAATATGGACAATGCTTGCAGTATTCAACCCAGTCCTTGCCGTACTTCTTCTCACACTTAGCTTGATCTCTTAGAGCTCTGTGAATCAATacaacaaagaagaaaattggGAAGAACCATGGGAAGAAAGAGTTAAAACCACAAGACATAGCCCAGATCAAAGATTGGGTCCAGTCAGCAGTATAATGAATCTTTCTGGCATATCTGTACCAACCGTCAATTAGCAAATATGATCCATTGGAAGTGACCATGTACTTTGGATCCTTTAACACTTGGTATGGCAAAAATGGGAAGGTCTTTCTGACAGTCTTATCGCCAGACATTTGTTTTCTGAAGGAGTTCTTTTGACCATTGGTGGTGTCAAAGAAATAGTAAGCTGTTAGAAGGACCACGTATAAAGATAGGTTGTATTGCCATGACCAGTTATATTCAGATGGATTATGGTAGTATAAGTACAAAGTACAGTGGCAGTATGTGTATGGAACACCTGCGATATTCCAGAAAATTAACATAAACCCGAATTTTTCGTAAGCCATATCCCAAGTTGGCACGATTAATTCTTCACCCTTAGCACAAGCGTTAGCGTACAGCC includes these proteins:
- the KAP122 gene encoding Kap122p (CAGL0A00385g~Ortholog(s) have protein transporter activity, role in protein import into nucleus, regulation of cell size and cytoplasm, nuclear pore localization) — translated: MSSVEEVVNLIEELYSPKPNRDLNEIQQVLQGIQKSGDGLILGSALLSGPYSTNVKYFGALTLAVQINMHHDDLKKEEFGFTLFRLNLAFLVQYFENVVNDPSALSSYSIVIKKLMSNLSILFVSINNNNPSENDFIASWNNPLNTLINLSIASSQMSTDQKSHWYGTNNNSESDKIILDTINSEVPYNQLIEFISSSPVRNQLSLLFTEILVEDLTKFQTQKHAMNSIHGVVHEHLYISTMALIIFNLSNLDATQLHDNLFNCINAWINYISISRQVSPQGRMDLSELLESLLKVMLQSNENEQYGSAEKVISIFSHIFSNDPLLMNFELRSRLETIFLGVSHGDTNADKSQYQWMLAYMNYLVTNEMYSELKDLSICVCDFLQINTLDLCNKLFTTIQTQDQAASDNTQEYIKVLLQLTNFPLHPVSQESFSLKMVDFWLDLAEGYSNLALESLKPNSQQLSIEIFQQVINIYVPKISLSNKKLFLEMGEDKTVLNEFEDFRNAVADLTQSLWLVLGNENLTNVLIAGVGSTEIASETELFNIETMSYLLEKLLKDINIPESLWVLDVLEAAKFLVANVQTLLRTGLDNSGPLSIDFVRSSTTLMSSLSGFYKENPEQIGGTIEILVQGLEKCAFSTGGANAFTKVESMLVKTISTLCSVCRKELYPYLDNFTSFLHSIMSPDKQSSDFTRRSLTRSIGYIIQGQFENGPDAQGGNIDKLVMMFNNLIEQALGSGLSIQEKQNYIQCVLDCISELGNGLVYPQEMDDPKVIQLLPPYREYWNTDPLGIRAKIMQIIEKVLQNPYFQKSSSLIEASCLILGKSLTLPEEEPYFLRYSMNEIINFVFTHLQTCDIAPALPFFVYLLENLFSCYKATMTSAEFDVIFERVMISNYHQVIVQDPDSLQTCVNFVNSILDTKPGIAVYSQYWSSFILKEFLQLLTHKEKFTIVAVTKFWTKVVNNKKYTREELEITRQQVAAVGAQLTAHVMAGLYHTQRSDLNAYTELIRTLVAKFPIEFKSWLVAVLPQLVDKPQAHEKFINKLFITRGSRAAGNVILTWWLECSGLPGY
- the SCL1 gene encoding proteasome core particle subunit alpha 1 (CAGL0A00407g~Alpha 1 subunit of the 20S proteasome), which encodes MSGGAAAASAAGYDRHITIFSPEGRLYQVEYAFKATNQTNLNSLAVRGKNCSVIINQKKVPDKLLDPSTVSYIFKISKTIGMVANGPIPDARNAAARAKGEAAEFRYKYGYDMPCDVLAKRMANLSQIYTQRAYMRPLGVILTFISVDEELGPSIYKCDPAGYYVGYKATATGPKQQELTTSLENYYKKKNVGSHLDMEEWEKVVEFGITQMIDSLGTEFSKKDLEIGVATENKFIILTPDEIEERLVAIAEQD